A region from the Chloroflexota bacterium genome encodes:
- a CDS encoding Flp family type IVb pilin, whose amino-acid sequence MLFAPKEKGQGLVEYALILVLVAVVVIVILALLGPAIGNVFSNIIANI is encoded by the coding sequence ATGTTATTCGCACCGAAAGAAAAAGGCCAAGGTCTGGTAGAGTATGCGTTAATTCTTGTATTAGTAGCCGTTGTTGTGATTGTTATTCTTGCTCTGCTCGGCCCGGCGATTGGCAACGTGTTCAGCAATATCATTGCCAATATCTAG
- a CDS encoding sensor histidine kinase produces the protein MVFKGQSPVTANPWDTLLDELQQEVDDTRRALTDIDVKLQQSQAEMSRMAERNTLVTSKLQKVRGTADALLPLEVRQAYDESLEAQQRIFLMRGQIEKLNSDKKNLENLAHSLGRVTQLLADGVLPQTGPGKETFSMVEAIIQAQEAERQRLSRQMHDGPAQALSNFILQSEIALRLFDIDADRARDELAALKMAATSAFQQVRNFVFELRPMMLDDLGLIPTLKRYVEAFKEQSEIQVSLIVSGVERRLESYIEVIVFRSVQDLLGFSHRQGQASEIKVSIALGENNVKVSIEDNGKGWGDDGALLSGGLSIKSIKDRVEMLGGFMDFESTPGRGGYVVFQIPVSASNQAVFTEL, from the coding sequence ATGGTTTTTAAAGGACAATCACCAGTAACGGCAAATCCGTGGGATACGTTGCTAGACGAGTTGCAGCAAGAAGTGGACGATACCCGGCGGGCGCTTACTGATATTGATGTTAAGTTACAGCAAAGCCAGGCAGAAATGAGCCGTATGGCCGAACGCAATACACTGGTGACATCTAAATTGCAAAAAGTGCGCGGCACCGCAGATGCATTATTGCCACTTGAAGTGCGACAGGCTTATGATGAGTCGTTAGAAGCGCAACAGCGCATCTTTTTGATGCGCGGCCAGATTGAGAAATTAAATAGTGATAAGAAAAATCTGGAAAACCTGGCCCACTCACTGGGGCGGGTGACGCAGTTGTTGGCTGATGGTGTGCTTCCGCAAACAGGACCAGGGAAAGAAACCTTTAGTATGGTAGAGGCAATTATTCAGGCGCAAGAGGCCGAGCGGCAGCGTTTGTCGCGTCAAATGCATGATGGACCTGCGCAGGCGCTTTCCAATTTTATTCTACAATCTGAAATTGCTCTGCGTTTATTTGATATTGATGCGGATCGAGCACGAGATGAACTGGCTGCCTTGAAGATGGCGGCTACGTCGGCATTTCAGCAAGTGCGTAATTTTGTGTTTGAATTACGCCCAATGATGCTGGACGATTTAGGGCTGATACCTACCCTAAAACGATATGTTGAGGCGTTCAAAGAACAATCCGAAATACAGGTTTCCTTGATTGTTTCTGGCGTTGAGCGCAGGCTTGAATCGTATATTGAGGTCATTGTATTTCGTTCTGTGCAAGATCTGCTCGGATTTTCGCATCGACAAGGGCAAGCCAGCGAGATAAAAGTGTCTATTGCGCTTGGTGAAAACAATGTAAAAGTGTCGATTGAAGATAATGGCAAAGGGTGGGGAGATGATGGCGCTCTACTCAGTGGTGGCTTGTCGATCAAATCGATCAAGGATCGCGTGGAAATGCTGGGGGGATTTATGGACTTTGAAAGCACGCCGGGCCGCGGTGGCTATGTAGTTTTCCAAATTCCAGTCAGCGCATCCAACCAGGCAGTGTTTACAGAATTGTAA
- a CDS encoding response regulator produces MSAEATIRVVIVDDVRETRENIRKLLQFESDIEVVGTATTGREGIQLVRDVTADVVLMDINMPDMDGITATEAIRKELPHIQVVMLSVQGDPNYMRRAMLAGARDFLTKPPMVDELISAIRRAGEMAHEEYRKSKERYPADSSSGPARGDYAHAATSYGKVIVVYSPKGGVGVTMVATNLAVTLHNPETPVVLVDGNMQFGDATVVLNERGKNSVVDLAPRADELDVDVVEDVLITHRSTGMKILAAPLRPEYAENVNGDHFAKILAQLRRQYSYVIVDAQSYLSDVILSAFDASSLVILLATQDIPAINNARLFLDLSEVVGLERDRIIFILNKYDKRISITPEAIGDNLRQPVALALPLDQRVVVPSVNRGVPFILNDKKRPISRSILDLAEMVRLKLAEIEAAHDE; encoded by the coding sequence ATGAGTGCTGAAGCCACAATTCGAGTTGTCATTGTTGATGATGTGCGCGAGACTCGTGAAAATATCCGAAAACTACTTCAATTTGAAAGTGATATTGAGGTTGTTGGAACTGCAACAACCGGACGTGAAGGTATCCAGTTAGTTAGGGATGTTACTGCTGACGTAGTTTTGATGGACATAAATATGCCAGATATGGATGGCATAACAGCTACAGAGGCTATCCGAAAAGAATTGCCTCATATACAGGTTGTAATGTTGTCGGTTCAGGGGGATCCAAATTATATGCGCCGCGCGATGTTGGCTGGGGCGCGTGATTTCTTAACGAAACCGCCAATGGTCGATGAGTTGATTTCGGCTATTCGGCGGGCGGGCGAAATGGCGCATGAAGAGTATCGCAAATCAAAAGAGCGCTATCCTGCAGATAGTAGTTCGGGGCCAGCTCGCGGCGACTATGCTCATGCCGCTACTTCGTATGGGAAGGTGATTGTTGTATATAGCCCAAAGGGTGGTGTTGGCGTAACTATGGTTGCCACGAATCTGGCTGTCACGCTGCACAATCCCGAAACCCCTGTGGTTTTGGTTGATGGTAATATGCAGTTCGGGGATGCTACAGTAGTCTTAAACGAACGTGGCAAAAACAGCGTTGTCGACTTGGCCCCTCGAGCGGATGAACTTGATGTTGATGTAGTCGAAGATGTGTTGATTACGCACCGCTCTACAGGGATGAAGATTTTGGCAGCACCACTGCGACCAGAATATGCTGAAAATGTGAATGGCGATCACTTCGCCAAGATATTGGCACAGTTGCGGCGCCAATATTCTTATGTAATTGTTGATGCGCAATCCTATCTTTCTGATGTAATTCTGAGCGCTTTTGACGCCAGTTCATTGGTTATTCTCTTGGCTACTCAGGATATTCCAGCGATTAATAATGCCCGCTTATTTTTAGATTTATCCGAGGTTGTAGGGTTGGAACGCGACCGAATTATATTTATCCTCAATAAGTACGATAAGCGCATCTCGATAACCCCGGAAGCTATCGGTGATAATTTGCGGCAACCTGTAGCACTTGCCCTCCCTCTAGATCAGCGGGTCGTGGTGCCATCCGTAAATCGGGGTGTTCCATTCATTCTAAATGACAAAAAACGTCCAATCTCTCGTTCTATTTTAGATCTTGCAGAAATGGTTCGTCTTAAGTTGGCAGAAATTGAAGCCGCCCACGACGAATAA
- a CDS encoding response regulator transcription factor, producing MDKLKVIIVDDHPLFRQGVVDTISLESDFEIVGEASDGDDALALVREIRPHVVVLDVNLPGQNGLQVTRAIKTGGLPTRVVLVTAYNDAEQIIHAVRSGASAFCPKHIRPEELVEVVRHVAKGKYVINGTVLGERELQSWVERHVVDTVGPYRDAAEPLHPLSNREMEVLSYVTQGMSNKEIAMLLEISYQTVKNHVTSILRKLNVDDRTQAAVYALRRGWFRLYEPDEDIPGLLSQE from the coding sequence ATGGATAAGCTAAAGGTAATCATTGTTGATGACCACCCACTTTTTCGTCAGGGCGTGGTAGATACGATTTCGCTGGAAAGCGATTTTGAAATCGTAGGTGAGGCCTCTGATGGGGATGACGCTCTGGCTTTAGTGCGGGAAATACGCCCCCATGTCGTTGTATTGGATGTCAATTTGCCAGGTCAGAATGGCCTCCAGGTGACGCGCGCAATCAAAACCGGGGGTTTGCCGACGCGAGTTGTATTAGTGACCGCCTACAATGATGCTGAACAGATCATCCACGCCGTACGAAGTGGCGCATCTGCATTTTGCCCGAAGCATATTCGCCCCGAGGAACTCGTGGAAGTTGTGCGCCATGTGGCAAAAGGGAAGTATGTAATTAATGGCACTGTGCTTGGCGAGCGCGAACTTCAAAGTTGGGTCGAGCGGCACGTAGTAGATACGGTTGGCCCATATCGTGATGCTGCCGAGCCGCTGCATCCTCTTTCTAATCGCGAGATGGAAGTGCTTTCGTATGTTACCCAGGGGATGAGCAATAAAGAAATTGCCATGCTGCTCGAAATCAGCTATCAGACAGTGAAAAATCATGTTACTTCGATTTTGCGCAAACTAAACGTAGATGACCGCACTCAGGCAGCCGTTTATGCCTTGCGTCGTGGCTGGTTCCGCTTGTACGAACCCGATGAAGATATTCCCGGCCTTCTCTCCCAGGAGTAA